A genomic segment from Truepera sp. encodes:
- a CDS encoding HD domain-containing protein, which produces MSVPDLLDTRQFMPWPEGAALVGGAVRDALLGRPATDLDWLVADPAASSRRHAELLGGSRFLMDEERRHWRVALPHGAVHDFVPLRAGARSLEEDLRLRDLTFNAMALTEAGTLVDPTGGRQDLGRKLVRMTSLACLNADAVRPLRVVRFAATLAFDIEDETRAGAREAFEAQRGGHAPAPAWERVSAELQAIVASRYAARGFALLKASGGMALYLPELELGRGVNQGALHHLDVLDHQLETLNQLLQGFPDAGPALRWAALLHDVGKPACVGRSPAGTPTFYGHDKVGSEMVRELLQRLRLPNDLVSKATALVRYHMLPLPRGERAVRRFVHRRNELLPDLLKLMLADREAARGRAAHEQARVAYRIQVSSVLAELETQPSTPPLMNGDEVMALLGIEPGPRVGESLALLSESQALGDVRDRGDAEALLLRYAAAQGWTRERAASRQR; this is translated from the coding sequence GTGTCCGTTCCTGACTTGCTCGACACGCGTCAGTTTATGCCGTGGCCGGAGGGTGCCGCCTTGGTGGGCGGGGCGGTGCGCGACGCGCTGCTGGGCCGGCCCGCCACGGACCTCGACTGGTTGGTGGCAGACCCAGCGGCAAGCTCGCGGAGGCACGCCGAGCTGCTGGGCGGTTCTCGTTTCCTCATGGACGAAGAGAGGCGCCACTGGCGCGTTGCACTGCCTCACGGCGCCGTTCACGACTTCGTTCCCCTGAGAGCTGGGGCAAGGTCCCTCGAGGAGGACCTCCGGCTCCGCGACCTCACCTTCAACGCCATGGCGCTCACTGAAGCCGGCACGCTGGTAGACCCTACGGGCGGCCGCCAGGACTTGGGCCGCAAGTTGGTGCGCATGACTTCCCTCGCGTGTCTCAACGCCGACGCGGTGCGGCCCTTGAGGGTGGTGCGTTTCGCCGCGACACTCGCGTTCGACATCGAAGACGAGACCCGGGCGGGCGCAAGGGAGGCCTTCGAGGCGCAGCGCGGCGGCCACGCGCCTGCGCCCGCTTGGGAGCGCGTCAGCGCTGAGCTGCAGGCCATCGTCGCGTCGCGTTACGCGGCGCGCGGCTTCGCGTTGCTCAAGGCGTCGGGTGGCATGGCGCTCTACCTGCCGGAGCTCGAGCTGGGCCGCGGCGTGAACCAGGGCGCGTTGCACCATCTCGACGTGCTCGACCACCAGCTCGAGACCCTGAACCAGTTGCTTCAGGGCTTCCCCGACGCGGGGCCGGCGCTGCGTTGGGCGGCGCTCTTGCACGACGTCGGCAAGCCTGCCTGCGTGGGTCGGTCGCCCGCGGGAACCCCGACCTTCTACGGTCACGACAAGGTCGGTTCGGAGATGGTGCGGGAACTGTTGCAGCGCCTCAGGCTGCCGAACGACCTGGTATCCAAGGCGACGGCGTTGGTGCGCTACCACATGCTGCCCCTGCCGCGCGGCGAACGCGCAGTGAGGCGCTTCGTTCACCGCAGGAACGAACTGCTCCCCGACCTCCTCAAGCTCATGCTGGCCGACCGCGAGGCGGCGCGGGGCCGCGCGGCGCACGAGCAGGCGCGCGTGGCGTACCGCATCCAGGTGTCGTCGGTGTTGGCGGAGCTGGAGACCCAGCCGAGCACCCCCCCGCTCATGAACGGTGACGAGGTGATGGCGCTGCTCGGTATCGAGCCCGGCCCGCGAGTGGGCGAGTCGCTGGCGCTACTCAGCGAGTCTCAGGCGCTGGGGGACGTTCGTGACCGCGGCGACGCCGAGGCCCTGCTCCTGCGCTACGCGGCCGCGCAAGGTTGGACGCGTGAACGCGCCGCTTCGCGCCAACGCTAA
- the ribH gene encoding 6,7-dimethyl-8-ribityllumazine synthase, producing MRVYEGTLAATGLRFGVVVSRFNELVTARLLSGALDALKRMGADEQAIAVAWVPGAVEIPLVAEKMAASGGFDTVIALGAVVRGETSHYDHVCSMVASGVAQAGQRTGVPVIFGVVTTDTMEQALDRAGGKAGNKGAEAAAAATEMVTLLKGLAARPGLAPSKVKRA from the coding sequence ATGAGAGTGTACGAAGGTACCCTTGCAGCCACGGGCCTGCGCTTCGGCGTGGTCGTCAGCCGGTTCAACGAACTCGTCACCGCTCGGCTCCTGAGCGGCGCGCTCGACGCCCTGAAGCGCATGGGCGCCGACGAGCAGGCTATCGCCGTGGCGTGGGTCCCGGGCGCCGTCGAGATCCCGCTGGTGGCCGAGAAGATGGCCGCCTCGGGCGGCTTCGACACCGTGATCGCGCTGGGCGCCGTCGTAAGGGGCGAGACGAGCCATTACGATCACGTCTGCAGCATGGTGGCGAGCGGCGTGGCGCAGGCCGGCCAACGCACCGGCGTGCCGGTGATCTTCGGCGTGGTGACCACCGACACCATGGAACAGGCCCTCGACCGCGCGGGCGGCAAGGCAGGCAACAAGGGAGCCGAAGCCGCGGCCGCAGCCACCGAGATGGTCACCCTGCTCAAGGGCCTTGCAGCGCGGCCCGGTCTAGCGCCGAGCAAAGTCAAGCGGGCTTAG
- the galE gene encoding UDP-glucose 4-epimerase GalE, with protein MNVLVTGGAGYIGSVTVSALLERGHEVVVLDELSTGHRESVPDGVPFVHGSVADDEMVGYALVQHDVEAVVHFAAASLVGESMTKPTKYFLANTAATFALLDSAVRRGVSRFVLSSTAAVYGTPEAAPIPEAAALRPESVYGETKLMIETALGWLASTVGLASVALRYFNAAGATPTLGEDHRPETHLIPIVLQVAAGQREAVHVFGNDYATPDGTAIRDYVHVSDLADAHVLALEAMVPGVATAYNLGSGTGYSVREVIEACRRVTGHAIPVVEAPRRAGDPPILVADSSRARADLGWAPRFDDLEALVRTAWEWHSRHPGGYGGR; from the coding sequence GTGAACGTCCTGGTCACCGGGGGCGCCGGTTACATCGGCTCCGTAACCGTATCCGCGCTTCTGGAACGCGGCCACGAGGTCGTCGTCCTCGACGAACTGTCGACCGGGCACCGCGAATCGGTCCCTGACGGCGTGCCGTTCGTTCACGGCAGCGTGGCCGACGACGAGATGGTCGGTTACGCGCTGGTGCAACACGACGTGGAGGCCGTCGTGCACTTCGCCGCGGCGTCCCTGGTCGGCGAGAGCATGACCAAACCCACCAAGTACTTCCTCGCCAACACGGCCGCCACCTTCGCGCTCTTGGACTCCGCCGTGAGGCGCGGCGTGAGCAGGTTCGTGCTCTCGTCGACGGCGGCGGTCTACGGCACCCCGGAGGCGGCGCCCATTCCCGAGGCGGCGGCATTACGGCCCGAGAGCGTCTACGGCGAGACGAAGCTGATGATCGAGACGGCTCTCGGCTGGCTGGCGTCGACGGTCGGGTTGGCATCGGTGGCCCTGCGCTACTTCAACGCGGCGGGCGCCACGCCCACCCTCGGTGAGGATCACCGTCCCGAGACGCACCTGATACCCATCGTGTTGCAGGTCGCGGCGGGGCAGCGGGAGGCCGTCCACGTTTTCGGCAACGACTACGCCACCCCCGACGGCACCGCTATCCGCGATTACGTCCACGTCAGTGACCTGGCAGACGCTCACGTGCTGGCCCTGGAGGCGATGGTCCCTGGAGTTGCCACCGCCTACAACCTCGGCAGCGGCACCGGCTACTCCGTCCGCGAGGTCATCGAAGCGTGCCGCCGCGTTACCGGCCACGCCATACCGGTCGTCGAGGCGCCACGCCGCGCGGGCGACCCGCCGATCCTGGTGGCCGACAGCTCCCGTGCTCGCGCCGACCTGGGCTGGGCCCCAAGGTTCGACGACCTGGAGGCCCTGGTGAGGACCGCCTGGGAGTGGCACAGCCGCCACCCCGGTGGGTATGGCGGCCGCTGA
- a CDS encoding branched-chain amino acid transaminase has product MSTASGSARPTKLLNDAGLIWFDGELVPEEKAQVSVLTHALHYGTSVFEGLRAYETPRGTAVFRLPEHSRRLLDSAKILGMRPELTAEQVSAAVLATLKANDRKHAYIRPLIWYGSETLGVNPERNQLHFMVATLPWGSYLGEEVIRKGARLMTSSWRRSSGDILPTKAKAGGNYVNSVLANMEAKSNGFDEALLLDKQGFVAEGSGENVFIVKGGVVQPIAHSVNLRGITRDSIIRIAESMDVPVEAVMATRDELYTADEVFLVGTAAELTPVGSIDRRPIGTGAAGPLSLRLRERFLQVVHGEVPEFDQWLTYVDG; this is encoded by the coding sequence ATGAGCACGGCAAGCGGCTCCGCACGACCGACGAAGCTCCTCAACGACGCAGGTCTGATCTGGTTCGACGGTGAACTGGTGCCCGAGGAGAAGGCCCAGGTGAGCGTGTTGACGCACGCCCTCCACTACGGAACGAGCGTGTTCGAGGGGCTGCGCGCCTACGAGACCCCGCGCGGGACCGCGGTCTTCCGCCTGCCCGAGCACTCGCGCAGATTGCTCGACTCGGCCAAGATCCTCGGCATGCGCCCCGAACTGACGGCCGAGCAGGTCTCGGCCGCGGTCCTGGCAACACTGAAGGCCAACGACCGCAAGCACGCCTACATCCGGCCCCTGATCTGGTACGGCTCCGAGACCCTCGGCGTCAACCCCGAACGCAACCAGTTGCACTTCATGGTGGCCACGCTGCCGTGGGGTAGCTACTTGGGCGAAGAAGTCATCCGTAAGGGCGCGCGGCTCATGACCAGCTCGTGGCGCCGCTCTTCCGGCGACATCCTTCCGACGAAGGCCAAGGCGGGCGGCAACTACGTGAACTCGGTGCTGGCGAACATGGAGGCCAAGTCGAACGGCTTCGACGAGGCCCTGCTCCTCGACAAGCAGGGCTTCGTGGCCGAGGGCTCGGGTGAGAACGTGTTCATCGTCAAGGGAGGGGTGGTGCAGCCCATCGCGCACTCGGTGAACCTGCGCGGGATAACCCGCGACAGCATCATCCGCATCGCCGAGTCGATGGACGTGCCCGTGGAGGCGGTAATGGCCACGCGCGACGAGCTGTACACGGCAGACGAGGTCTTCTTGGTGGGCACGGCGGCGGAACTGACGCCCGTCGGCAGCATCGACCGCAGGCCGATCGGGACCGGCGCAGCGGGGCCACTATCGCTGCGGCTTCGAGAGCGCTTCCTGCAGGTCGTTCACGGCGAGGTGCCCGAGTTCGACCAGTGGCTGACTTACGTCGACGGTTGA
- a CDS encoding DMT family transporter, which produces MTAIALGLVLASAVLHATWNLLAKRSRGGAEFIWLFACLTLVVYGPLVLVYVLVARPVFTWQHAALALGSSVMHVLYFVSLQRGYRLADLSLVYPTARGSGPMLATILAVLVLGERPGAQALVGTGLVVVSVFVLAGGKTSAAARPGLIYGLLTGLFIGCYTVYDGYAVSRAGAVPLLYTYTAEIGRTLMLLPLVIRRRPQLREAWQFHKREALGIAVLSPLAYLLVLTAMQFTPISLVAPTREVSILIATFLGVRVLSEGHAKRRALGALGMVAGVTLLALA; this is translated from the coding sequence GTGACCGCCATCGCCCTCGGCCTCGTTCTGGCCTCGGCGGTCCTGCACGCCACCTGGAACCTGCTGGCCAAGCGCTCCCGCGGCGGCGCGGAGTTCATCTGGCTGTTCGCCTGCCTCACGCTGGTCGTGTACGGCCCGCTGGTGTTGGTTTACGTGCTGGTGGCGCGCCCGGTCTTCACCTGGCAGCACGCCGCGCTGGCGCTGGGCTCGAGCGTCATGCACGTGCTCTACTTCGTGAGCCTGCAGCGCGGTTACCGTCTGGCCGACCTCTCGCTCGTCTACCCCACCGCCAGGGGCAGCGGGCCCATGCTGGCGACCATCCTGGCGGTGCTGGTGCTGGGCGAGAGGCCCGGTGCTCAGGCACTGGTGGGCACCGGCCTGGTGGTCGTGAGCGTGTTCGTCCTGGCCGGCGGCAAGACGAGCGCCGCCGCCAGGCCCGGCCTCATCTATGGGCTACTGACCGGGTTGTTCATCGGGTGCTACACGGTCTACGACGGTTATGCCGTCAGCAGGGCAGGTGCGGTGCCGCTACTGTACACGTACACGGCCGAGATCGGCCGGACGCTCATGTTGCTTCCCCTGGTGATCCGGCGCCGGCCTCAACTGCGCGAAGCGTGGCAGTTCCACAAGCGCGAGGCGCTGGGCATAGCCGTCCTCAGCCCGCTGGCCTACTTGTTGGTGCTGACGGCCATGCAGTTCACGCCCATCAGCCTAGTGGCACCGACGCGCGAGGTGAGCATCCTGATCGCCACGTTCTTGGGCGTCAGGGTCCTGTCGGAGGGGCACGCCAAGCGGCGTGCGCTGGGGGCACTCGGGATGGTGGCGGGCGTCACTCTGCTGGCGCTGGCGTGA
- a CDS encoding thiolase family protein gives MRESVRGRSEREVVIVSAVRTPVGRLGGALASVRPDDLAALVIREALARAATDDLEVEEVYLGCANQAGEDNRNVARMATLLAGLPETTPAVTVNRLCASGLTAVNMAARAILAGEGSVYVAGGVESMTRAPYVLAKNPRPFGPPGNRTAFDTSLGWRFPNPRLADLYPLEAMGETAENIHELSLEGGVAGGEISREEQDRFALLSHQRAVAAMNAGRFDDEIMAVEVPAGKGAVERFGRDEHPRYEARGDELVVTTDLASLARLKPAFRAGGTVTAGNSSGMNDGAAALVLMSAERAADLGLRPLARWRASAASGITPRLMGLGPVDASRKALARARLALSDLDLIELNEAFAVQALAVMRQLGLSEERVNVNGGAIAIGHPLGCSGARILTTLVHELARRAATGTARYGLATLCVGVGQGEATVVEAVP, from the coding sequence ATGCGAGAGAGCGTGCGCGGGCGATCTGAACGCGAGGTAGTCATCGTCAGCGCCGTCCGGACGCCCGTCGGCCGCCTCGGCGGCGCGCTGGCGAGCGTAAGGCCGGACGACCTGGCGGCCCTGGTGATCCGCGAGGCCCTGGCTCGGGCAGCCACGGACGATCTCGAGGTGGAGGAGGTGTACCTCGGCTGCGCCAACCAGGCGGGCGAGGACAACCGCAACGTGGCCCGCATGGCCACTTTGCTGGCGGGGCTCCCGGAGACAACGCCCGCAGTGACGGTCAACCGCCTCTGCGCCAGCGGCCTGACCGCCGTGAACATGGCCGCGCGCGCCATCTTGGCGGGCGAGGGGAGCGTGTACGTGGCCGGGGGCGTGGAGAGCATGACCAGGGCGCCTTACGTGCTGGCTAAGAACCCGCGGCCGTTCGGCCCGCCGGGCAACCGGACCGCGTTCGATACCTCGCTCGGCTGGCGCTTCCCGAACCCGCGCCTGGCCGACCTCTACCCGCTGGAGGCCATGGGCGAGACCGCCGAGAACATCCACGAACTCAGCCTCGAGGGCGGCGTGGCCGGCGGCGAGATCTCGCGGGAGGAGCAGGACCGTTTCGCGCTGTTGAGCCACCAGCGCGCCGTCGCGGCGATGAACGCCGGGCGTTTCGACGACGAAATCATGGCAGTGGAGGTGCCCGCGGGTAAGGGTGCCGTCGAGCGGTTCGGGCGCGACGAGCACCCGCGCTACGAGGCCAGGGGCGACGAGTTGGTGGTGACGACGGACCTGGCCTCCCTCGCCAGGCTGAAACCGGCGTTCCGGGCGGGCGGCACCGTGACGGCCGGCAACTCGTCGGGGATGAACGACGGCGCCGCCGCCCTGGTGCTCATGAGCGCCGAGCGCGCCGCCGACCTCGGGCTGCGGCCGCTCGCCAGGTGGCGGGCGTCGGCGGCCAGCGGCATAACGCCGCGCCTGATGGGCCTGGGTCCGGTGGACGCCAGCCGCAAGGCCCTGGCGAGGGCCCGACTGGCGCTGAGCGACCTCGACCTGATCGAGCTCAACGAGGCCTTCGCCGTGCAGGCCCTCGCCGTCATGCGCCAGTTGGGCCTGAGCGAGGAGCGGGTGAACGTCAACGGCGGCGCCATCGCCATCGGCCACCCCCTCGGGTGCTCCGGCGCCCGCATCCTCACGACGCTGGTGCACGAGCTGGCGCGCAGGGCCGCCACCGGCACGGCCCGTTACGGCCTGGCTACGCTGTGCGTCGGCGTCGGGCAGGGCGAGGCAACGGTGGTCGAGGCGGTGCCTTGA